The genomic interval CTGCGTTATCAGTACGAAACCGAGGCCTTCTACGCCGGCATCAGCGTCGACGAGCTGGAAGACGGCCCGTTCTACAACGGCGAAGAGCCGAACAACGTTGGCGTTGCGGTCGGTCTCGGCGGCAAGGCTGGTATCTTCAGCTACCAGATCACCGCCGGTTACGACACCGACAATGAAGAAGGCGCCGTCCGCGCCATGGGTACGGTTGCTGTCGGTCCGGGCACGCTCGGCCTCGCAGTTGTCTACGCGTCCAACCCGAACGCCTACTACAACAAGGCAGAATGGGCGATCGCTGCCGAATACGCCATCAAGGCGACCGACAAGCTGAAGATCACCCCGGCTGTTCAGTACTACGACAACTACGGCGTCACCGCCGGCGAGTTCAACGATGACGTTAACGCCTGGAAGGCCGGCGTAACGGTCGACTACCAGATCGTCGACAACTTCTCGGCAAAGGTTTCGGTTCAGTACCTCGATCCGGACAATGCTGACGACGTCACCTCGGGCTTCTTCCGCCTGCAGCGCGCGTTCTGATAAGGGGTTGCCGGCCAATGCATGTCACCCCGCGTGCTGCGGCTACGGGATAACGCCTCGCATAAAACCGGCAGCTGCAAATCCTGATCTGACTGACCTCCGATTGGGAAAGAATGGGCCTGGACTTCCCTGCCTGGGCCCATTCCCGTTGATCAAAACTGCGTCAAAGATGGCGGGCGCTCGTTGAGCGCCTCGCTACTGTCGGTCACATCGGCCCTTGCCGATTTCCGGCAGGCTTCTGCCCCGTTGCTGGATCTTTTAGCCGGTAAGCTCAGCCGCTTTTCGCTCATCTGCCGTCGATAGGGCCTGCCCGGCGGCCGGCGGAATCTTTGTGCTGGAGGAATGGCGGAACCAAATTCGGACACAGAGCCATGCCATGGCGAATCGAAGGCGTGGCGGTGATTCGCCTCGCCAGGACATGGGGTTTGAGATCGAAATGAAGTTATCCGCGCTTGTCGCCGCCGGCCTTTTTGCCGTCGTCCTCGCCTTGCCAGCCTCTGCTGCGCCCGCCTCCCCGCCAGAGACATTTCCCGGCGCCCCCGGCGTCATTACGCTTTCCGGCAAATGCGCCAAACTGGTCGTCGCCAAATTCGACGCCACGAAGGGTTGCAAAAATGAGCTTGCCAGCGTCACGCTGGCCAACGGCTCGGTGACCTTTATCTTCACTTCAGACGGTAAGGCGCTCGGTTTCCAGGGCGATGGCAGCGGCATCAAGCCAGCCTCCAACGGCAATGCTCGCCTGCCGCTGAGCCTCGTCACGACCGGCGTCGGCAACAAGATGACCGGCCAGGTCAAGGTCGCCGGCTTCTGCACCTTCGGCAATCCTTATGCCGGCAAGCCGATCGCGATCGAATGCACCGCCGAAAGCAAGGACTCCTCCTTCACCGGCAGCTTCCGCACCGGCGGCAAATTGGTGAAGAAGGATAAGTAGTCCTCGTCAGGCGGCGCACCATGCGCCGCCGGCAGCCCCGGGCTTGCGCGCCAGCCCCTCATTGATCAACTGCACCCCGAAGGAGCGCCCGTCGCGCGAGACGACCCTCGGCGCGCCGGAAGACTCGGTTTTACCAGCTGCATTCAGGGTGAAGGGTCCGGCGTTCAGAAGCGCCAGCAGCCGCGCCTTGGCGGTAAAGGCCACCCTGCGCTCGTCATCGCAGCGCGCCCGGTCGGCAATCGGGCTTGCCATGTCGGCGATCACGATCTTTTCGCCCTTGTACCAGAAGACGCCGCCGTCGCCGACGCAGTTGATGTGCGCGCCCTGCCCGCAATAACCGAAGGCGGCCGCCCCGGTTTCCGCAGTTGCAGGAGAGGAACCAGACGGCATCGCCTTTACCGGCTGAACGATCGGTGTGGGAATGGCTGCCGGCGGCAAGAGTTGTGCTGGCGGCGGCGCCACTTTCGGCGTCGGTGCTGCGAGCGCCACCGGCTTCGGCGGCGCATCCTTCCGAGCGGCCGGCTTTGCCTCCGTCATTTCCCGTATCGTCGGGACCGGCTGTTTGGCGAGCATCGGCTTGATGCTCTTCCAGTTGTCATAGGCGGCGATGCTGGCGATCGCGGCAATGCCGATCACCGTCCAGGGCAACAGCCCGCCACCGCTGTTGCGCGCCCTGCTCTTTCCTCTCGCCGGCGCCTTACGGCGGCCGCGTGTTGCTGTCTTGGCCATCTGTCCGAATCCCGTGAGGCCGGGATTATCGCCGCTCAATCCTTTCCGAAAGGTTGGCACGGTGTAAGGATAGTGTGTTCCCACCGATCGCTTCCTCGCACGATCCCGCTACTCCGCTGACGTCGAGCGCCTGGCGGGCAAAAAAGCTGAACAAATCCGGCGCCGGGACGTTAGCCAGCGAAAAATCCGTCTGCCCAAGGAAATTTTTATGGATCTCATCTTCGCCGACATGATACCGGCATCGCGTATCCACTATCCCGTCATCTTTGCCCGCCTGCTCGGCGCCATCGTCTTCGGTGGCCTCATCGGCTTCGAACGCGAGGCGCGCGACCGCCCTGCCGGCTTCCGCACGCATATCCTGATCAGCCTTGCCGCCGCCCTCTTCGCCATCATTTCGATCGAGGCCGTGCACATGCCGGGTTTTGCCGATGGCGAACAGGTCCGCATCGACCCGTTGCGTGTCATCGAAGCAGTGACCGCAGGCGTCGCCTTCCTGGCCGCGGGCATGATCGTCTTTGCCAGAGGCCGGATCCACGGGCTGACGACGGGCGCGGGCATGTGGCTCTCCGGCGCGACCGGCCTCGCGATGGGCTTCGGCTATTGGCCGGTTGCCTTCTTCACGACGCTTGCCGCAATTTGCGTCCTCTTCGCCTTCGGCAAGCTCGAACAGTGGCTCGGCTATAATTCCGGGCAGCGTATCGATGGGGATGAGCGAAAATAGATAAACAAAACGCCCGGCGTTGCCGGGCGTTCTTGCGAACTTGACTGTCCGTTTGTCATTCGGATCGTGCGGCCGAAGGATCGCTTTTCCCGACAGATGCCGGGCGAATGATGGAAGCGGTGAGCGGCTTTTGGCGCTTGCCGATATCGATGCGTTCATCCGCGGCTTCACGGACGGCCTTCCATTCATTTTCGTGCCGGATGAAGATGTCGTGGGGCACAAAATTCACACTCATATGTTTCTCACCCTGTTTCAGATTACGGTCGACGTGGCCAAAGGCCGATTATTTTTTGCCCTTGATATCAGGACCGCCCTTGGAGAGGTCCGCGCCGGTGACATGTGCCGGTACATGAATGTCGTGGATGACGCCG from Rhizobium lentis carries:
- a CDS encoding porin, which gives rise to MNIKSLLLGSAAALAAVSGAQAADAIVAAEPEPVEYVRVCDAYGTGYFYIPGTETCLKINGYIRFQVDVAPNASSIGAGGGGSVANDSDWDARTRGQVQFTAKSDTEYGPLTGVIVMQFNADNASAQKAILDSAYIDIAGFRAGLFYSWWDDGLSGETDDIGSPVTLHNSLRYQYETEAFYAGISVDELEDGPFYNGEEPNNVGVAVGLGGKAGIFSYQITAGYDTDNEEGAVRAMGTVAVGPGTLGLAVVYASNPNAYYNKAEWAIAAEYAIKATDKLKITPAVQYYDNYGVTAGEFNDDVNAWKAGVTVDYQIVDNFSAKVSVQYLDPDNADDVTSGFFRLQRAF
- a CDS encoding MgtC/SapB family protein, which codes for MDLIFADMIPASRIHYPVIFARLLGAIVFGGLIGFEREARDRPAGFRTHILISLAAALFAIISIEAVHMPGFADGEQVRIDPLRVIEAVTAGVAFLAAGMIVFARGRIHGLTTGAGMWLSGATGLAMGFGYWPVAFFTTLAAICVLFAFGKLEQWLGYNSGQRIDGDERK